The segment TCAACAATGCCGGTCTGACCCGCGACGGGCTGATCTTGCGCATGAAGGACGCCGATTGGGACCTTGTTCTGGCGGTCAATCTCACCGCATCGTTCCGCCTTGCCCGCGCCGCGCTGAAATCGATGGTGAAGCGCCGTTTCGGCCGCGTCATCAGCATCACGTCGGTCGTCGGCGTGACGGGCAATCCCGGCCAGTCGAATTATGCCGCCTCGAAGGCCGGGATCATCGGCCTCTCGAAGAGCCTCGCCCGCGAGGTCGCGGCCCGCAATATCACCGTCAACTGTGTCGCGCCGGGGTTTATCGAAAGCCCGATGACCGATGTGCTGACCGAGGCGCAGAAGGCCGCGATTCTGTCCGGCGTGCCAATGGGCCGTCTCGGCGCGGCCTCGGAAATCGCCGCGGCGGTCGTCTATCTGGCCAGTTCCGAGGCCGCCTATGTCACCGGAGAAACCCTTCATGTGAACGGCGGAATGGCAATGAATTGAGGGTGTTAAAGCGCTCGGATGGCTTTGCCGGACGGCTCTCGCCAACCCAGATGAAGTATGTTACCAACTTCTTACTCGCAGGTCGTTAAGCCGCTTCCTGCGCCGGACCCCGGAGAGCTCATTCGCGTTTGAATGCGTGGAGTCCGCCGGGGGATTTCCCAAGGAATGTAGTCAGGCGACGAAGGCATTAGCTTTCGGGGGGCTTGATTTCGGACGTACTTTTGATAACGGCTGGCACCAGTTTTAAAAATAAGGACGAAGGATCAAACATGAGTGATGTCGCCGAGCGCGTGAAGAAAATTGTTATCGAGCATCTCGGCGTCGACGCCGACAAGGTCACTGACGACGCGAACTTTATCGAAGACCTCGGGGCTGACTCGCTCGATACGGTTGAACTCGTGATGGCCTTCGAAGAAGAGTTTGGCGTCGAGATCCCGGACGATGCGGCCGAGTCGATCGTCACTGTGGGCGATGCGGTCCGCTTCCTGGACAAGGCCACGGCGGCAAGCTGATCCGCTCTCCGGTGCCGGCTGCGGCGGATTTTCGCGCTGCCGCCCGGCGCCTTCATACAGCATCAACTTTCCCCAGTTTTCTCGCGTCGATTTTGCGGTTTGCAAACACGGCGCGGCAATGAAATAGAAACCACGCGGGTTGCGAAGCCCGTCAGGAGTGGACGATCTGCGATGCGCAGGGTGGTGATTACCGGTCTCGGCGTGGTTTCGCCGCTTGCCTGCGGTGTCGAGGCGACGTGGCAGCGTCTTATCGCCAGCCAGAGTGGCGCCGGCCTGATCCAGGGGTTTGAAACCTCCGATCTCGCCTGCAAGATCGCCATGCAGGTGCCGCGCGGCGATGGCAGCGATGCGACCTTCAATCCCGACCAGTGGATGGACCCGAAGGATCAGCGCAAGGTCGACGATTACATCATCTACGGCGTCGCCGCCGCCACGCAGGCGCTGGCGGACGCGGGCTGGAAGCCGGAGACCGAGGAAGATCGTGAGCGCACCGGCGTGCTCATCGGCTCCGGTATCGGCGGCCTCGGCGGTATCGCCGAGACGGCCATCACCCTGCTTCAGAAGGGCCCGCGCCGCGTCTCCCCGTTCTTCATCTCCGGCCGTCTGATCAATCTCGTCAGTGGCTATGTCTCGATCATGCACGGCCTGAAGGGGCCGAACCATGCAGTCGTGACCGCCTGTTCGACGGGCGCACATGCAATTGGCGATGCGGCACGGCTCATCGCGCTTGGCGATGCCGACGTCATGGTCGCGGGCGGCGCGGAATCGGCGATCAATCGGATCGGCATCGCCGGCTTTGCCGCATGCAAGGCGCTCTCGACGAATTTCAACGACCGGCCGAAGCAGGCCTCGCGCCCCTATGACCGCGATCGCGACGGCTTCGTCATGGGCGACGGCGCCGGCTGCGTCGTGCTCGAAAGCTACGATGGCGCCAAGGCGCGCGGCGCCAAAATCTACGCCGAGGTCGTTGGCTATGGTCTTTCCGGCGACGCCTATCATATCACCGCGCCAGATCCGACCGGCAACGGCGCGCTGCGCTCAATGCGCGCCGCGGTGAAGCGCGCGGGGATCACAGCGCATGACATCGATTACATCAACGCGCACGGCACCTCGACGCCGCTGGGCGACGAAGCGGAACTCACCGCCGTTCATGGCTTGCTGGATACGACCAACGGCACCAACGCCCTGTCGATGTCATCGACCAAATCAGCGATCGGGCATCTGCTCGGCGCGGCGGGCGCGGTCGAGGCGATTTTCTGCGTCCTGGCGATTCGCGACCAGATCGTTCCGCCGACGTTGAACCTCGACAATCCGTCGGTGACGACGACGATCGATCTCGTGCCGCACAAGGCACGCAAGCGCGAGGTCGAATTCGCCTTGTCGAATTCCTTCGGCTTCGGTGGCACCAACGCGAGCCTGATTCTCAAGGCCGTCGCCTAGGCGCGACGGCTTTATCCGGCTGGAAAACGCGCTAAGGCCAAGCCGTATTTCCTCCGCAAATAGCTGCTCTTATTTGTAACATTCTCGTGACCTTGGCTGCGGCGGCGCCGGTTTGGTGCGGTGCGCGGATTTCGTGTAAGACACGTCTGTCGGCTGGATGGACAGGTACATGGCAAGCTCGCCACCAAAGGATGAAAGCGTTTTGGCGCGGCAGCGCGCCGATGACGGCGGGCAGCCGGCGCGTTTCTTTGGCCGCCGCCCGAAGTTGCAGAGCCCGAACGAGGCTTTACAGCCGGATATGCCGCCGCCGCCGCCGACTCCGCACAAGCGCCGGCCGACTCTGTCCGCGCTGTCGGGTTTCCTGTCGTTCCTCCTGCTCGTCGCTTTTGCCGGCCTTTTCGGCGTCGTTTGGGGTGCACACCGTCTCCAGCAGCCGGGGCCGCTGCAGGCCGACAAAATATTCTACATCGCGCCGGGCACGGAGGTCGCCGATATCGTCGGCCAGCTCCAGGACGAAGGGATCATCGACAGTCCGCTGATCTTCAATATCGCGCTGCTTGTCGAAGGCGATCGCTCGCGGGTGAAGGCCGGCGAATATCTGATCCATCAAAACGCCAGCATGAGCGAAGTCATGGACACGCTCGTCTCCGGCCGTCAGATTCTTCATTCGGTGACGATTCCGGAGGGGCTGACCAGCGATCAGGTTGTCAGCCGTCTGCGCGGCAATGATGTCCTGATGGGTGACATTCGCGAAACGCCGCCCGAGGGAAGCCTTCTGCCCGAGACTTACAAGGTTCCACGCGGCATGCCGCGCGCCGATCTCATTCGCCGGATGCAGGAGGACGACCACCGCTTGGTCGCGCAGATCTGGGCGCATCGCGCGCCCGATCTTCTGCTGAACTCGCCCTATGAACTCGTGACGCTCGCCTCGATCGTCGAGAAAGAAACCGGCAAGGCGGATGAGCGGCCGCATGTCGCTTCGGTCTTCCTCAACCGGCTGCGCAAGCATATGCGCCTGCAATCCGATCCCACGATCGTCTACGGCATCATGGAGGGCAGGGGCTCACTCGGCCGGCCGTTGACCCGCGCCGATGTCGAGAAGCCTTCGCCCTATAACACCTATGTCATCGAGGGCCTGCCGCCGGGGCCGATCGCCAATCCGGGCCGCGCCGCTCTCGAAGCCGTCGCCAATCCGTCGCGCACGTCCGATCTTTATTTCGTTGCCGATGGCACGGGCGGGCATGTCTTTTCCGGGACGCTTGAAGAGCATCAGCGCAATGTCGCGCACTGGCGCCAAATCGAGAAAGACGCCAAGGACAAGGCGGGTTCGGAGATCGACAAATATGTCCCGCAGGGACCCGCCGGGCATGATCAGCACAGCGACAATGATTCCTCGGTCTTCGGCGCTTTGCCGGCGAGCTTCAGCGCGGCGGGTGGCGGCGTAAGCTCCTACGCGCCGAGCCTCGGGGTCGGCGCAGCAGCGGCGGCGATCGCGCAGGTCGAGCCGGCCATGCCGCAGGTGGTTCGGGCCCAACCGGCCGTGACGGACCCCGCGGCCGAGATCGCCGATGCATCTGCTCCGCCCGCGCCGGCACAATCCGCGCCAGCTGGCGCCCGCGTCCAAACCGCCGCATCGTCCTACGGGGGCCCCAGCCTCGACGATCTCGGCATAACCGTCCGCGGCATCGATCAGCCGACCTCGACCCGCAAGCTGCTGGACGGGCCGGTCGATAG is part of the Methylovirgula ligni genome and harbors:
- the mltG gene encoding endolytic transglycosylase MltG; amino-acid sequence: MASSPPKDESVLARQRADDGGQPARFFGRRPKLQSPNEALQPDMPPPPPTPHKRRPTLSALSGFLSFLLLVAFAGLFGVVWGAHRLQQPGPLQADKIFYIAPGTEVADIVGQLQDEGIIDSPLIFNIALLVEGDRSRVKAGEYLIHQNASMSEVMDTLVSGRQILHSVTIPEGLTSDQVVSRLRGNDVLMGDIRETPPEGSLLPETYKVPRGMPRADLIRRMQEDDHRLVAQIWAHRAPDLLLNSPYELVTLASIVEKETGKADERPHVASVFLNRLRKHMRLQSDPTIVYGIMEGRGSLGRPLTRADVEKPSPYNTYVIEGLPPGPIANPGRAALEAVANPSRTSDLYFVADGTGGHVFSGTLEEHQRNVAHWRQIEKDAKDKAGSEIDKYVPQGPAGHDQHSDNDSSVFGALPASFSAAGGGVSSYAPSLGVGAAAAAIAQVEPAMPQVVRAQPAVTDPAAEIADASAPPAPAQSAPAGARVQTAASSYGGPSLDDLGITVRGIDQPTSTRKLLDGPVDSSASVAPADPKAFAAAAALGAAAPNGRQPPAHPKIIDASEGTPLDPLRNTTYDLNYAKTVPPPSDFK
- a CDS encoding acyl carrier protein, with translation MSDVAERVKKIVIEHLGVDADKVTDDANFIEDLGADSLDTVELVMAFEEEFGVEIPDDAAESIVTVGDAVRFLDKATAAS
- the fabF gene encoding beta-ketoacyl-ACP synthase II, giving the protein MRRVVITGLGVVSPLACGVEATWQRLIASQSGAGLIQGFETSDLACKIAMQVPRGDGSDATFNPDQWMDPKDQRKVDDYIIYGVAAATQALADAGWKPETEEDRERTGVLIGSGIGGLGGIAETAITLLQKGPRRVSPFFISGRLINLVSGYVSIMHGLKGPNHAVVTACSTGAHAIGDAARLIALGDADVMVAGGAESAINRIGIAGFAACKALSTNFNDRPKQASRPYDRDRDGFVMGDGAGCVVLESYDGAKARGAKIYAEVVGYGLSGDAYHITAPDPTGNGALRSMRAAVKRAGITAHDIDYINAHGTSTPLGDEAELTAVHGLLDTTNGTNALSMSSTKSAIGHLLGAAGAVEAIFCVLAIRDQIVPPTLNLDNPSVTTTIDLVPHKARKREVEFALSNSFGFGGTNASLILKAVA
- the fabG gene encoding 3-oxoacyl-[acyl-carrier-protein] reductase — encoded protein: MFDLSGRTALVTGASGGLGSAIARALHQQGATVTLSGTRKEALDALAAELKERVHVESSDLSDPEAVEKLVPAAEAAMGHLDILINNAGLTRDGLILRMKDADWDLVLAVNLTASFRLARAALKSMVKRRFGRVISITSVVGVTGNPGQSNYAASKAGIIGLSKSLAREVAARNITVNCVAPGFIESPMTDVLTEAQKAAILSGVPMGRLGAASEIAAAVVYLASSEAAYVTGETLHVNGGMAMN